The following proteins are encoded in a genomic region of Streptococcus gwangjuense:
- a CDS encoding Abi family protein: protein MKIKEFKTWDEQVAKLIEHGCKDIKSNEYAIDILQKVNYYRLTAYFLPFRDKETQKYDSSKVSLEKIYGIACFDSELRLLIFKYLEDIELYFRTQVAYHHGNKYGALAYKEATAFNKFHKHNEFLGNVEKELEHRKKSPIYKHHHRKYDGEFPIWVLVEFFTFGMTSKFFADSPIDIQKDIAKNVGIKSTQVRTYLEVAVVLRNYCAHYNRLYYTSFTKVPGQLPTFMNENSKLKNRLMAQLYAVKSLHPDKKKWNEGFLGELSALIKRYQAVIHLHHIGFVEEWEKVLKK from the coding sequence ATGAAAATTAAAGAATTTAAAACTTGGGATGAGCAGGTGGCCAAATTAATTGAGCACGGATGTAAAGATATCAAATCAAATGAGTATGCGATTGATATTTTACAAAAGGTTAATTATTATCGGCTAACTGCTTATTTTTTACCTTTTCGTGACAAAGAGACGCAGAAGTATGATTCCAGCAAGGTTTCTTTGGAGAAAATTTATGGAATTGCTTGTTTTGATTCAGAGTTACGTTTGCTTATTTTCAAGTATTTAGAGGACATTGAGTTGTATTTTAGGACTCAAGTCGCCTATCATCATGGAAATAAATACGGAGCTTTAGCTTATAAAGAAGCGACTGCTTTTAATAAATTTCATAAACATAATGAATTTTTAGGAAATGTTGAAAAGGAGTTGGAACATAGGAAGAAAAGCCCTATTTATAAGCATCACCACCGAAAATATGATGGAGAATTTCCTATCTGGGTTTTAGTAGAATTTTTTACTTTTGGAATGACTTCGAAATTTTTTGCAGATTCTCCGATAGATATCCAGAAAGATATTGCTAAAAATGTTGGTATAAAGTCTACTCAAGTTAGAACCTATCTAGAAGTTGCAGTGGTTCTAAGAAATTACTGTGCCCACTATAATCGTTTATATTATACAAGCTTCACAAAGGTCCCTGGTCAACTCCCTACTTTCATGAACGAAAATAGTAAATTGAAAAATAGACTAATGGCACAACTTTATGCGGTTAAAAGCCTCCATCCTGATAAGAAAAAATGGAATGAAGGATTTCTAGGTGAATTGTCAGCACTCATTAAACGTTATCAAGCAGTAATTCATCTGCATCATATTGGATTTGTAGAGGAGTGGGAAAAAGTACTAAAGAAATGA